Proteins from a single region of Deltaproteobacteria bacterium:
- a CDS encoding ABC transporter permease encodes MFSLRRFWAVVAKEFVQMRRDRLTFAMMAGVPLMQLILFGYAINSDPRHLPTAL; translated from the coding sequence ATGTTCTCCCTCCGCCGCTTCTGGGCCGTGGTGGCCAAGGAATTCGTCCAGATGCGACGGGACCGTTTGACCTTCGCCATGATGGCCGGTGTCCCCCTCATGCAGCTCATTCTCTTCGGCTACGCCATCAACTCCGACCCCCGCCATCTGCCCACGGCCCTGC